A region of the Stieleria neptunia genome:
AGGTTTGCAGCAACAGTGCGAATCCGTCGCGCAGAGCAGCGACGAAATGGTGGAGACCCTCAAGGCCAAGGTTGACGAAACTCAATCGGCCTCCGATTCGCATCGCGGCGAAACGGAATCTGAAGTCGACCAGCTCAAGGCCGCCTTTGAATCGCTGCGGTCGCAGCTGGATCAACTGAAAACGCAAGCCGAAGAGACCGTCGAGAAACTCAGCGAACAAACGACAGGCGGTTCAGAGACATTGAGCGACCGAAAGAGTGAACTGGACGAAAAGCGAGCTTCGGTCTCGGAGACGATCGATACCACTCGTGAGAACTATGAATCGGCCGTCGGCGAGATTTGTGAACAAGTCTTGGCCGGAGGCGTCGAAGGAGTGCTCGATCGGGTGCAAGAGTCCATCGAGGACGAACTCAAGCAACTGATCGATGAAGCGATTGACGAACTCGTCCAATTGGTCGACGACATCACCGCCAAGATGGATGAAGCCGATGCGGAGACCAAGGCCATCCGTGAAATGCTGGAGCCGATGATCGAAGAATTGACCGATCATCTGGATCCTCTCAAGCAGGGGATTGAACAAGTACAAAGCGTTGCCTCGCAATGGGGCGTCGGCTGAAGCATTTCTCTCTCTGATCGAACGAACCGAAACACCCTCTAGGAACCGAAACCATGGCCGATTTTCAAACCGTCGCTGGCGAAGCCGTCACCCGTCTGAATGAATTGCACACGGAATTTGACGACGCGGATGGACAGCTGCAAAACGTCCAAACGGAGGTCCAGCAACTCGATGAACGAACCGCGTCCCTCGCGTCGGAGCTCGACTCCATTCTCGAAGACTTTCTGGGAGTCATCGCCACGGCGCGTGAAGAGCAAACGCAAGAGTACGAGCAAGTGTTGGAGCAAGTGGAAGCGGCGCGGAGCCACCTTGATGAATATCGCCAGATGGTGGACGACGAGTTTCAGGGCTTGAACCAGTCGATGACGAGTGTCACGGCCGGATTGGAGGAATCTGCAGCCGAAATTCAAGCTAAAGCGGAAGCGGTAGCCGCGGCCACCTCCCAGGTCGAGCAAGCGATCCGAGGAGCGGAGGCAAACACGAAGGAAGCCGCAGAAGGGCTGCGAAACGCCTTCGAATCCGAAGGGAACACCGTGGCGGAACATCAATCGTCCCTCCAAGAGCGATACGAGGACTTCGAAACGCATTTTGCCGAGCAAGTGGTCTCGTCCGTTGAAGAGCAATTCAGCCAGGCCAACGAAAACTTGGACAAGATGGCAACCGAAGTCCAGGCAAAAGTCGAGGAGGTCAGCGAGTCGACCAATCAGACCTCCGAGGAAACGGTCGGCCAATTGGAGAACCGCCAGGAAGAAACGTACGGAGACCTGGTTTCGACGTTGCAAGAAATGATCGATACCTTCGATACGGTCTGCGAGACGATGGAAATCACCGCCGATTCGATGTTGGCCACCAAGACCGTGATGAGTACCAGCATGCAATCCAGTTCCGTCGGCATCACAACCGTGATCGGAATCTTCGAAGAGCTTCAGGAAGCCATGGAGAAGGTTGGCTAAGATGAAAACCAAATCCCTGTTCCTGCCGTTCGCCTTCCTGCTGTTGGCCTGTCTTGCCGGGAATCTGGCAACGAGCGTGGCTGCCGGTATCGGGGCTGCCGATGTTACGACCACTGATGTCACGGTCGCCGTCAGTGAAATCCGCCCCTGCGCGATCTTCGTCGAAGACGGGCTCCATGGGTTTTCGGTGGAACTATGGGAAATGTGTGCCCAAGAGTTACAAATTAAAACTCGTTTCGAACGAGCGGACTTTCGCGACAAGCTGGCGATGGTGCGTGACGGAGAGGCCGACGTCGCAATCGCCGGCGTGAGCATTACCGCCGCTCGCGAACAGGAGTTGGATTTTTCCCTGCCAACCCTCAATTCAGGTTTACGAATCCTCGTTCGTCGCGATCGTGGTTGGTTGCCGGTTGTAAGCTTGAAGACGCGGCGGATCCTGTTCGGGCTGCTTGGTTTTCTGGGGGTGTTTGGTCATGTCCTGTGGGTCTTCGAACGCGGAAACCAGACAATCAATGCGAGTTATTTCCCGGGGATTTTCGATGCGTTTTGGTGCGTCGTCGCCACCATGTCGACGGTCGGTTACGGGGACGTCGTTCCCAAAAAGTGGGCGGGCCGTTTCTTGGCGGTGATCATCATGCTGGTCGGAATCGGCTTGTTCGGATTGATCGTTGCTGCGTTCACGGCGGACATCATGGATCAGCGACGCGTTTCCGGAATCAATTCCTACCACGATCTTTCTTGCTGCAGAGTCGCAACGAAGGCGGGGACAACGAGTTGCGATTTTTTGAACGACCAAGGATTTCACGTTCGGGAATGCCCCACGTTTGAAGATGCTTGTCAGTTGCTGCGGACGGGCGATATTGACGCGGTCGTCTATGACGACCCCAGCGTCCGCTACGTGGCGCGTCACGATTCCGAGTTTGCTATTGCGGGCGACGTCTTCCGTCCCCAGTACTACGGATTCGCGTTCCCGACCAACAGCGATCTCCTCGAACCGTTCAACCGCGTGCTGTTGAAACTGAAGGAATCCGGAAAGTACGATCGTCTCTACCACGAGTGGTTTGGCACAGATGCGTTATGACGCCGACACCACATGCCAGCGGGACGCGTCAGCGACCGGCGCGCCTTGCTGACGCGTGCGGGCTGGCAACCCACGAAAAATATCACAATACACTAATCGCTGTTGACGTGATTCAATCGCGCCGTGAGCGTTTCCTTCACGCGATCCAAAATTCGCCGCACGGTGCGCGGGCTATACTCAACTTCGTCGGCAATTTTTTCGGTACTACGATCCTGGAGGCGCATTTCCAAGACCTTTCGCTCAAGCGGTTCAAGTGTTTTCATGAATGCTTCGATCTCGTCGTTGAGCGCGACCGCTTCTTCGACGGTCGGCTCTCTCGCGATTGCGAACGGCGAGATCACGGACGCATTTTCATCTTCAGACCAATCCCTTTCCCCATCAATTGCACGCTTGGCGGCCTGGTGAAACTCGACTTGCCCCATCGTCTTGTTGACGGTGATGGCGGCCAACAATCGCCACAGATCGCCGCTTCGCTTCAACTCGTAACGATCATCTTTGGCGTGGCGAAAGAAGCTGCGATAAACCGATTGGATAACGTCCTCCGCATCGACACGTCGCTGCATCTTCTCCGACAACCGAGACCTCGCAAGTCCGGCCAGCCGGTTCATGTAGCGGGTGAAAATTTCTTCCGCCGCCGATTCATCACCGGCTTTCCAACGGTCCAACAGGACCATCGATTCAGGATCGTCTGCCAAAATAGGTTCCTACATGAATGTGGGCGAAGCGCGTATTGCACCACGTGAAGATATCATAGAAACGGCTCGAGGTGGAATTCGTCGTGACTGTCCGGATAGACACTCTGTCGCTCGTTTTTCTCCGGTCGTTTGCACCCGGACTTGGATCGTCTCTTGGCGTTGAAAGTGTTCCGGGATTTGCAAACCCTCCGGCTGCAATTCCCACTCGGGCTCCCCTCACCCCAAGCACCATGTATCGACCGGATTGGAAGTTCCAAGCATGATTGCGTTGCTTGTCAGCTATTGATGTCGGAAATTTTCCTTAAGAAATTTAATCACTCCTCCCGCTCCCCTCTGCGGTCGCCGCTCCGCTAGTGCCTTCGCTGTCCGCCTCCGCCTCATGCTTGCCCGGACTGAATGGAACTAGGGCTACACGCAGGCCGATGCCAACGTTGCGAAACTTCGTGTGGAACCATCCGCGGTATGCTGACCGGCAGTCCGCAGCACTGTCGTTCCAGCTCCCGCCACGACAAATCCGGAACGAGCCCGCTGTAGAACCTACAGGTTCGTTTCTTATGCTATTTGGAGGGTACCTATAACGCCAGTCGTGGCACGACTCCACCACGTTTCCGTGCATGTCGAACAGTCCGCCAAAATTGGGGCGGAGTTCTTTCGGAGGATGAGTTTGACGTCCGCTGTTCGATTGGAACCAGCCATAATTGGCGAGCAGTTTTTCGTCTCCTCCAAAGCCGTACATCGTTCGCATTCCAGCTCTCGCGGCAATCTCCCATTCCACTTCAGTCGGTAATCGAAAACCTCGAGCTTCCAGGTTCAGTGGCCAGTTACTCGGAAAGCCTGAGTCGGTATCACGCGGATACTGTGAAGGGTCTAGCTCGGACGGATCGGCATACACCTGATCTTTTTCCGAGAATCCCGCTAGCTTCGTCAGCCAGCGACAAAAATGGACGCTGTCGAACCACGATGATGCCACTTTCGGATGTTCCACACTAGGCATGTATTGGTCATTTCCAAGGTCCCACTGGCCCTGCAATTCGAACTCTCGGCGAGTGATTTCCCGATCCAAGATCGCCACCGGTCGCGTGAGTCTTACGTGTTTGAACACCTCGTCAAAAATGCGATCAGGCTCATCGGTAGGCGAGCCGATGACGTATTCCCCCGGTGGAATTACGACGTACGTTTGATAGAAACGCTGGCTGTGCGCTTCGAAGGTAAGGATGAACCATTCACGATCCGGATCGTATGGACGCCCCGTTTCATCGACTTGACGCACGAGCTCGGTCTGGGCCCATTGCCGTAGCAGCCAACCGGTCGCCCCGTGGATGGCGGAACTGGGGTCGTCACGATACCAGCCGCTTACTTGTTCTACTGTCGGCTGCTTCTGGTCGCTCGGCAACTCATCCAATGTGAACTCACCCAAAGCCAGCAAGAGTCCGAACAGGACGCGGTCTTCGATTCGGCGAGCATTACCACGAAGTACCTGCCGATTTCGATCGGCAAGTTTCAGACATTCTAGCAATTGGGCCGTTGTCACGCCTTCGCCGCGACAACGATGCACAAACTGTGTTAGCGATTCCGGGTCATCGGTGATCCTCAAGGCTGAAAACAACGCTTCATGCTCGCCGAGTCTCGCCAGCGCTGCAGCCGCATTCGCTTGGCGACGAGCGAACATTTCCCTTGACAGTGTTAGCTCAGCTACCGGTAGTTGCCTTGCCGGATCGAGCGGTGAATCGCCAACCGAACTTTTCGAACGATTGACCTCTTCGTTGAGCATGACCAGGGCTTGGTCCCGATGCTTTGCAAATGTATCGAACAGCGCAGTGAACTGATTCGGTTCGGAATCCATAAGCAACTCGAACAATCCATCGACATCATCGCTCAAATAGTCGGCCAGGGTGTCGGTAGCAAAGTTACGAGTCTGCTCGCCTTGACTCTTGTCTCGATAAATGGCGCCTAAATCAGCAACCAGATGCTTTTGCGCCGGTCGCAAAGCGTTGCGCCACGGCAACAACTCCGATGGCATGACGCCCACCAGATGAGCGGCCAAAAAACGCGTAAGATCCCGCGTCTGCCATTGCTCGTTT
Encoded here:
- a CDS encoding coiled-coil domain-containing protein, producing MADFQTVAGEAVTRLNELHTEFDDADGQLQNVQTEVQQLDERTASLASELDSILEDFLGVIATAREEQTQEYEQVLEQVEAARSHLDEYRQMVDDEFQGLNQSMTSVTAGLEESAAEIQAKAEAVAAATSQVEQAIRGAEANTKEAAEGLRNAFESEGNTVAEHQSSLQERYEDFETHFAEQVVSSVEEQFSQANENLDKMATEVQAKVEEVSESTNQTSEETVGQLENRQEETYGDLVSTLQEMIDTFDTVCETMEITADSMLATKTVMSTSMQSSSVGITTVIGIFEELQEAMEKVG
- a CDS encoding transporter substrate-binding domain-containing protein, which gives rise to MKTKSLFLPFAFLLLACLAGNLATSVAAGIGAADVTTTDVTVAVSEIRPCAIFVEDGLHGFSVELWEMCAQELQIKTRFERADFRDKLAMVRDGEADVAIAGVSITAAREQELDFSLPTLNSGLRILVRRDRGWLPVVSLKTRRILFGLLGFLGVFGHVLWVFERGNQTINASYFPGIFDAFWCVVATMSTVGYGDVVPKKWAGRFLAVIIMLVGIGLFGLIVAAFTADIMDQRRVSGINSYHDLSCCRVATKAGTTSCDFLNDQGFHVRECPTFEDACQLLRTGDIDAVVYDDPSVRYVARHDSEFAIAGDVFRPQYYGFAFPTNSDLLEPFNRVLLKLKESGKYDRLYHEWFGTDAL
- a CDS encoding RNA polymerase sigma factor, with the translated sequence MADDPESMVLLDRWKAGDESAAEEIFTRYMNRLAGLARSRLSEKMQRRVDAEDVIQSVYRSFFRHAKDDRYELKRSGDLWRLLAAITVNKTMGQVEFHQAAKRAIDGERDWSEDENASVISPFAIAREPTVEEAVALNDEIEAFMKTLEPLERKVLEMRLQDRSTEKIADEVEYSPRTVRRILDRVKETLTARLNHVNSD